A stretch of the Azorhizobium caulinodans ORS 571 genome encodes the following:
- a CDS encoding class II aldolase/adducin family protein, whose translation MTATDTTAACPAHMDPSEWDARVTLAACYRMVAKLGLDDLIYNHISCRVPGHEDQFLINPYGLLFSEMTASSLVKIDIEGRKLQETPYEVNLAAFVIHAALHKTSHDAVCVLHTHSDASVAVSGQEQGLLPLSQFAMRFYNRQAFHDYEGVAIDLDEQQRLVRDLGPHKVMLMRNHGILTVGRTPGEAFMLLYYFERAAKIQLAMQAACASGVKLVMPPHEVCEHAARQFWELKGDILVPGEREWPALMRQLDREDPSYRQ comes from the coding sequence ATGACCGCGACCGACACCACCGCCGCCTGCCCGGCGCACATGGACCCGAGCGAATGGGACGCCCGCGTCACGCTCGCCGCCTGCTACCGCATGGTGGCCAAGCTCGGGCTGGATGATCTCATCTACAACCACATCTCCTGCCGCGTGCCGGGGCATGAGGACCAGTTCCTCATCAATCCCTATGGCCTGCTGTTCAGCGAGATGACGGCCTCCAGCCTCGTCAAGATCGACATCGAGGGCCGCAAGCTGCAGGAAACGCCCTATGAGGTGAACCTCGCCGCCTTCGTCATCCATGCGGCGCTCCACAAGACAAGCCATGACGCGGTCTGCGTGCTGCACACCCATTCGGATGCCAGCGTCGCGGTGTCCGGGCAGGAGCAGGGCCTCCTGCCGCTCAGCCAGTTCGCGATGCGCTTCTACAACCGGCAGGCCTTCCACGATTACGAGGGAGTCGCCATCGACCTCGACGAGCAGCAGCGTCTGGTGCGCGATCTCGGGCCCCACAAGGTCATGCTCATGCGCAACCACGGCATCCTCACCGTCGGCCGCACGCCGGGGGAAGCCTTCATGCTGCTCTATTATTTCGAGCGTGCCGCCAAGATCCAGCTCGCCATGCAGGCCGCCTGCGCCTCCGGTGTGAAGCTCGTCATGCCCCCGCATGAGGTCTGCGAGCATGCCGCCCGCCAGTTCTGGGAGCTTAAGGGCGACATTCTCGTGCCCGGCGAGCGCGAATGGCCCGCGCTCATGCGCCAGCTCGACCGCGAAGATCCGTCCTACCGCCAATAA